From one Culex quinquefasciatus strain JHB chromosome 3, VPISU_Cqui_1.0_pri_paternal, whole genome shotgun sequence genomic stretch:
- the LOC6043344 gene encoding uncharacterized protein LOC6043344, with the protein MKFIAVLVATACLVSGIQAADTLLDFVTGNITVQLNTLNANVLTFNTSLTAGDSQVRQAFNSWNSALKNGVVAIQNRFQSYPTLSSSGLASVLSTLGSVSYNPLATDPSLSSLNSTVQSAAQQTISQLTMAVQNMTSQPLGIFSASCLLKYGPALTAKPISLSRFGECLTNETARLAIVAQNVSSAYASSATFAQSLFSLSSICTVPTVAQLTTSGASPYTPSTQCIQAYLSDMSQIPTYVMFADSARWSQTGLIYSRVQRCATFVQADIQDSINRVQNSFGTCLSTGK; encoded by the exons ATGAAGTTCATTGCAGTACTCGTTGCTACGGCATGTCTGGTCAGTGGAATCCAGGCTGCTGACACATTATTGGACTTTGTGACCGGAAATATAACCGTTCAGCTCAACACGCTCAACGCCAACGTCCTTACGTTCAACACCTCGCTCACCGCCGGAGATTCTCAGGTTAGACAAGCCTTCAACAGCTGGAACTCGGCCTTGAAGAATGGTGTTGTTGCGATCCAGAACCGATTCCAGAGCTATCCCACGCTCAGCTCGTCCGGACTTGCCAGTGTCCTGAGCACTCTTGGCTCGGTCAGCTACAATCCATTGGCAACGGATCCTTCGCTGTCCAGCTTGAACTCCACAGTCCAGAGCGCTGCTCAACAAACCATCAGCCAGTTAACTATGGCAGTGCAAAACATGACATCGCAGCCCCTGGGAATCTTCTCTGCCAGCTGTTTGCTCAAGTACGGTCCCGCTCTTACAGCGAAGCCAATCTCGCTCAGCCGCTTTGGAGAATGTTTGACGAATGAAACCGCCCGGCTGGCGATCGTTGCCCAGAACGTGTCCAGTGCGTACGCCTCATCAGCGACCTTTGCCCAATCGCTCTTCAGCTTGAGCAGCATCTGTACCGTCCCAACGGTGGCCCAACTTACCACGTCGGGAGCTTCGCCGTACACTCCTTCAACTCAGTGCATCCAAGCG TACCTTTCCGATATGAGCCAGATCCCAACCTACGTCATGTTTGCCGACAGTGCCCGCTGGTCACAAACTGGGCTGATCTACAGCAGAGTTCAACGCTGCGCCACCTTCGTCCAAGCCGACATCCAGGACTCGATCAACCGCGTGCAGAATTCGTTCGGTACGTGTTTGAGCACTGGCAAGTAA
- the LOC6043347 gene encoding uncharacterized protein LOC6043347 produces MNRWLTVVFLVASVGGALSLYTAVSVGSGGLASVATNLKSLSVVLNNYYTALNTGRTLVNATLNDLGYYVDVTYAGLNKAYGASQMSLSGFLSTVQYFNQSLQTGEQMVNMQISTDLSQLTSTLQQAIDTIIQTYSSSLYTLSSSMNGVFNMDICVAKNVTQMINIPSSIGKLGSCLQQEVNTAKAITPIIVSTIKMFKNDLKALNAQLQICQPTSNSCIDQYFMNIYSEMSTIQSALSMVQQFISSAQQDASTRNRICSDLVTGDIQDAIQNIQSAVSSCSYPMY; encoded by the exons ATGAATCGTTGGCTGACCGTAGTTTTCCTGGTGGCTTCCGTTGGAGGAGCCTTATCGCTGTACACTGCCGTTTCGGTAGGTTCCGGAGGACTAGCCAGCGTAGCTACTAATCTGAAATCGTTGTCTGTCGTACTAAACAACTATTACACCGCCCTCAACACTGGAAGAACATTGGTGAACGCTACTCTGAACGATCTGGGGTATTATGTGGATGTAACCTATGCTGGATTGAACAAAGCCTACGGAGCTAGCCAAATGAGCTTGTCAGGATTTTTGTCGACTGTTCAGTACTTCAACCAGTCCTTGCAAACCGGAGAACAGATGGTCAACATGCAGATATCTACGGACCTGTCCCAACTTACCAGCACGCTCCAGCAGGCAATTGACACGATCATCCAAACCTACTCATCCTCGTTGTACACGCTGAGCTCTTCCATGAACGGAGTGTTCAACATGGACATTTGTGTTGCCAAAAATGTGACTCAGATGATCAACATTCCCAGCTCTATCGGCAAATTGGGTTCATGCCTTCAACAAGAGGTCAACACCGCCAAAGCAATCACCCCAATCATTGTGTCTACCATCAAAATGTTCAAGAATGATCTTAAGGCACTCAATGCTCAGCTGCAAATCTGCCAGCCCACATCCAACTCGTGTATCGATCAG TACTTTATGAACATTTACTCGGAAATGAGCACGATTCAGAGTGCTTTGAGCATGGTGCAACAATTTATCAGTTCTGCCCAACAAGACGCTTCAACGCGTAACCGAATCTGCTCTGATCTGGTCACCGGTGACATTCAGGACGCGATTCAGAACATTCAATCGGCGGTGAGCAGCTGTTCATACCCAATGTATTAA
- the LOC6043345 gene encoding uncharacterized protein LOC6043345 has protein sequence MNRWLTVVFLVASVGGALSLYTAVSVGSGGLASVATNLKSLSVVLNNYYTALNTGRTLVNATLNDLGYYVDVTYAGLNKAYGASQMSLSGFLSTVQYFNQSLQTGEQMVNMQISTDLSQLTSTLQQAIDTIIQTYSSSLYTLSSSMNGVFNMDICVAKNVTQMINIPSSIGKLGSCLQQEVNTANEITPIIVSTIKMFKNDLKALNAQLQICQPTSNSCIDQYFMNIYSEMSTIQSALSMVQQFISSAQQDASTRNRICSDLVTGDIQDAIQNIQSAVSSCSYPMY, from the exons ATGAATCGTTGGCTGACCGTAGTTTTCCTGGTGGCTTCCGTTGGAGGAGCCTTATCGCTGTACACTGCCGTTTCGGTAGGTTCCGGAGGACTAGCCAGCGTAGCTACTAATCTGAAATCGTTGTCTGTCGTACTAAACAACTATTACACCGCCCTCAACACTGGAAGAACATTGGTGAACGCTACTCTGAACGATCTGGGGTATTATGTGGATGTAACCTATGCTGGATTGAACAAAGCCTACGGAGCTAGCCAAATGAGCTTGTCAGGATTTTTGTCGACTGTTCAGTACTTCAACCAGTCCTTGCAAACCGGAGAACAGATGGTCAACATGCAGATATCTACGGACCTGTCCCAACTTACCAGCACGCTCCAGCAGGCAATTGACACGATCATCCAAACCTACTCATCCTCGTTGTACACGCTGAGCTCTTCCATGAACGGAGTGTTCAACATGGACATTTGTGTTGCCAAAAATGTGACTCAGATGATCAACATTCCCAGCTCTATCGGCAAATTGGGTTCATGCCTTCAACAAGAGGTCAACACCGCCAATGAAATCACCCCAATCATTGTGTCTACCATCAAAATGTTCAAGAATGATCTTAAGGCACTCAATGCTCAGCTGCAAATCTGCCAGCCCACATCCAACTCGTGTATCGATCAG TACTTTATGAACATTTACTCGGAAATGAGCACGATTCAGAGTGCTTTGAGCATGGTGCAACAATTTATCAGTTCTGCCCAACAAGACGCTTCAACGCGTAACCGAATCTGCTCTGATCTGGTCACCGGTGACATTCAGGACGCGATTCAGAACATTCAATCGGCGGTGAGCAGCTGTTCATACCCAATGTATTAA
- the LOC6043349 gene encoding uncharacterized protein LOC6043349 — MALYSMSSYDQSYVQDNCVAKNLTQMSQIPNSLSKLGPCLQQEVNTANVITPTIISTIQLFKKDLTAYINLLQICQPTSSSCFDQFFTMASNDFGQLWNALYMVQQYVSSAQQDAYARNKICSEMVKSDIQDAISNLQSAVSSCANPAPVTVGRA; from the exons ATGGCGCTTTACTCGATGAGCTCATACGATCAATCGTACGTTCAAGATAATTGTGTTGCCAAAAACCTGACCCAAATGTCTCAAATACCCAACTCGTTGAGCAAGCTTGGTCCGTGTCTACAACAAGAAGTTAACACTGCAAACGTTATCACCCCAACCATCATTTCAACTATCCAACTATTCAAGAAGGATCTGACGGCGTACATCAACCTACTGCAAATCTGCCAACCAACATCTAGCTCATGCTTCGATCAG TTCTTCACGATGGCCTCAAACGATTTCGGCCAGCTTTGGAATGCGCTTTACATGGTGCAGCAATATGTAAGCAGTGCCCAACAAGATGCCTACGCAAGGAACAAAATCTGTTCGGAAATGGTGAAAAGTGATATTCAGGATGCAATTTCCAACTTGCAGTCTGCGGTGTCCAGCTGTGCAAATCCTGCTCCCGTCACTGTTGGTCGAGCTTGA